In Methanobacterium veterum, a single genomic region encodes these proteins:
- a CDS encoding tetratricopeptide repeat protein, with product MGLLNFFKNKDTFKSDFERAGKLADQDKYGEALKIYNSLLKKNPESTEVLYNMSIVLESIGNYDDSINCLDKYLKLKPEDASAWYNKGWLLKELDNLNDALFCYNKSIEYDPKKANVWYNKGNILFTLRKCEEALNAFNKVLELDPMDDKGWYNKGLIIHHFGETDEALNCFERVVELNPKDSDALSNIGVIFARNGKLEKAMVCFEKALSIGCDLEIYHNKGQTLMDLKRYDEALECFNKVLELDPNNEGSWNSKGNIFAELGKHNDAVNYFNHSIKINPNYSNAYYNKGLSLVELKRCDEAIECFRKVLKLDPTDENAAKWVKEILSLKHIP from the coding sequence ATGGGACTCCTTAATTTTTTTAAAAATAAAGACACTTTTAAATCAGATTTTGAAAGAGCAGGAAAACTAGCAGATCAAGATAAATATGGCGAGGCTTTGAAGATCTATAATAGTTTACTTAAAAAGAACCCTGAAAGCACTGAAGTTTTGTATAATATGAGTATTGTTCTTGAATCAATAGGTAATTATGATGATTCAATAAATTGTTTAGATAAATATTTGAAACTTAAACCTGAAGATGCAAGTGCATGGTACAACAAAGGTTGGCTTCTGAAAGAATTGGATAATTTAAATGACGCTCTTTTTTGTTATAATAAATCCATAGAATATGATCCAAAAAAGGCTAATGTATGGTATAATAAAGGAAATATTTTATTTACTCTTAGGAAATGTGAAGAAGCTTTAAATGCTTTTAATAAAGTTTTAGAACTGGATCCTATGGATGATAAAGGGTGGTATAATAAGGGACTTATTATTCATCATTTTGGTGAAACTGATGAAGCCTTGAACTGTTTTGAAAGGGTTGTGGAATTAAATCCAAAAGATTCAGATGCTTTAAGCAATATTGGTGTTATTTTTGCTCGTAATGGTAAACTTGAAAAAGCAATGGTTTGCTTTGAAAAAGCATTGAGTATTGGATGTGACCTAGAAATTTATCATAATAAAGGCCAAACATTAATGGATTTAAAAAGATATGATGAAGCTTTAGAATGTTTTAATAAAGTTTTAGAGTTGGATCCTAATAATGAAGGGTCATGGAATAGTAAGGGTAACATATTTGCTGAACTGGGTAAGCATAATGATGCTGTGAATTATTTTAATCATTCTATTAAAATAAACCCTAATTATTCTAATGCTTATTATAATAAAGGTTTAAGTTTGGTAGAACTTAAAAGATGCGATGAAGCCATTGAATGTTTTCGAAAGGTATTGAAATTGGATCCTACTGATGAAAACGCTGCAAAATGGGTAAAAGAAATTTTATCTTTAAAACATATTCCTTAA
- a CDS encoding tetratricopeptide repeat protein, producing the protein MGFLNFFKNKDTFKSDFERAGKLADQDKYGEALKIYNSLLKKNPESTEVLYNKSIVLESLGNYDDAINCLDEYLKIKQDSDAWYNKGCFNVELGKLDDALFCFNNALEYDPDKINAMYNKGNVLVELRRCDEALKVYNNILVLDPTNEKALYNQGVIFQHFDRYDEALRCFEKVLESNPNDSKAWNNKSIIFADIDQEDEALKCIEKALNIDPENSVYYFNKGHSLKKLKRFNEALECFDRSLELEPNNEESWNSKGNIFAELGDHEYAINSFDQALKIKLDYSSAYYNKGLSLVELKKCDDALKCFEMVLKLNHRHENAKEWVKEISSSKS; encoded by the coding sequence ATGGGATTTCTTAATTTTTTTAAAAATAAAGACACTTTTAAATCAGATTTTGAAAGAGCAGGAAAACTAGCAGATCAGGATAAATATGGCGAGGCTTTGAAGATCTATAATAGTTTACTTAAAAAGAACCCTGAAAGCACTGAAGTGTTGTATAATAAAAGTATTGTTCTTGAATCATTGGGCAATTATGATGATGCAATAAATTGTTTAGATGAATATTTGAAAATTAAACAGGATAGTGATGCGTGGTACAATAAGGGCTGTTTTAATGTGGAGTTAGGTAAATTGGATGATGCTCTTTTTTGTTTTAATAACGCCTTAGAATATGATCCAGATAAAATTAATGCGATGTATAATAAGGGTAATGTTCTGGTTGAACTTAGAAGATGTGATGAAGCTCTTAAAGTTTATAATAACATTTTAGTCTTGGATCCAACGAATGAGAAAGCATTGTATAACCAAGGTGTTATTTTTCAACATTTTGATAGATATGATGAAGCTTTAAGGTGTTTTGAAAAAGTTTTAGAATCAAATCCTAATGATTCAAAGGCCTGGAATAACAAAAGTATTATTTTCGCTGACATTGATCAAGAAGATGAAGCTTTAAAATGCATAGAAAAAGCATTAAACATTGATCCTGAAAATTCAGTGTATTATTTTAACAAAGGCCATAGTTTAAAGAAACTTAAACGATTTAATGAAGCGCTAGAATGTTTTGACAGAAGTTTAGAGTTAGAACCTAATAATGAAGAGTCATGGAATAGTAAAGGTAATATATTTGCTGAATTAGGAGACCATGAATATGCTATAAATTCTTTTGATCAAGCTTTAAAAATAAAATTGGATTATTCTAGTGCTTATTATAATAAAGGTTTGAGTTTGGTTGAACTTAAAAAATGCGATGATGCTCTTAAATGTTTTGAAATGGTTTTGAAGCTGAATCATAGGCATGAAAATGCTAAAGAGTGGGTAAAAGAGATTTCATCTTCCAAATCTTAA